Proteins from a genomic interval of Xiphias gladius isolate SHS-SW01 ecotype Sanya breed wild chromosome 23, ASM1685928v1, whole genome shotgun sequence:
- the lingo2 gene encoding leucine-rich repeat and immunoglobulin-like domain-containing nogo receptor-interacting protein 2: MVDCMSKVMLHTVVSCWQPFLGLALVAVFVGSTLGCPSRCECSAQSKAVVCHRKRMPGIPDGIPTETRILDLSKNKLTMINPDDFVAFPGLEELDLSGNIISYVEPGAFNALFNMHSLSLKSNRIKLIPLGVFAGLTNLTRLDISDNKIVILLDYMFQDLHNLKFLEVGDNDLVYISHRAFSGLLSLEILTLERCNLTIVPAEALSHLHNLVSLHLRYLSINTLHPYSFKKLFRLRLLEIDNWPLLDHVPANTLHGLNLTMLFITNTNLSSFPYQALKHLTYLTHLNLSYNRIRHIEGGMLMELVRLQELHLVGAQLTTIEPYAFQGLRGLKVLNVSHNRLDTLEKGVFQSPENLEVLLIDNNPLVCDCRLMWILQKRHSIFFGDSQPECSTPEGIRGRPFKEFKETLLSYYVTCTKPKIRENKTQTITVDEGQQAMLRCSAEGTPRPIVSWLSPRRRVLTSRSHGRVTVHNNGTLEIKSAEVQDSGVYLCLASNTAGNDTLMTSLAVKSLGSLYANRTQYYTDPSNTTANGTAGVTLGLDLKTILVSTAMGCFTFLGVVLFCFLLLFVWSRGKGKHKNNIDVEYVPRSKSNGTNIDSAEGQAGPRRFNMKMM, encoded by the coding sequence ATGGTCGACTGTATGAGCAAAGTCATGCTGCACACGGTCGTCTCATGCTGGCAACCATTCCTGGGACTGGCCCTTGTGGCTGTCTTTGTTGGTTCTACCCTGGGATGTCCCTCGCGCTGCGAGTGCTCAGCGCAGAGCAAGGCAGTTGTCTGTCACCGCAAGCGAATGCCCGGCATCCCGGACGGCATCCCAACAGAGACCAGGATCCTGGACCTGAGTAAGAACAAGCTGACAATGATCAACCCTGATGACTTTGTTGCCTTTCCTGGGCTTGAGGAACTTGACCTCAGTGGAAATATTATCAGTTATGTGGAGCCCGGAGCTTTCAACGCCCTGTTTAACATGCACTCGCTCAGTCTCAAGAGCAATCGTATCAAGCTAATTCCTCTTGGCGTCTTTGCAGGTTTAACAAATCTTACCCGACTGGATATAAGTGACAATAAGATTGTCATTCTCCTGGATTATATGTTTCAGGACTTGCACAATCTAAAGTTTTTGGAAGTGGGTGACAACGATCTTGTTTACATTTCTCACCGTGCATTCAGTGGACTTTTGAGCCTGGAGATACTAACCCTAGAAAGATGTAACCTTACAATTGTGCCCGCTGAGGCCCTTTCCCACCTGCATAACCTTGTCAGCCTCCATCTACGATACCTCAGCATCAACACTTTGCATCCTTACTCATTCAAAAAGCTGTTCCGGCTGCGGCTATTAGAAATTGATAATTGGCCTTTGCTAGACCATGTGCCAGCCAATACCCTGCATGGCCTCAACCTGACGATGCTATTTATAACCAATACCAACTTGTCCTCCTTCCCTTATCAAGCCCTGAAGCATCTGACCTACCTGACACATCTCAACCTGTCCTACAACCGCATCAGGCACATTGAAGGGGGGATGCTAATGGAGCTGGTTAGGCTGCAAGAGCTCCATCTGGTTGGTGCTCAGTTAACCACCATTGAACCGTATGCTTTCCAGGGCCTGCGGGGGCTTAAAGTCCTCAATGTCTCTCACAACCGACTGGATACACTGGAGAAGGGTGTTTTCCAGTCCCCTGAAAATCTGGAGGTTCTTCTGATTGACAACAACCCCTTAGTGTGCGACTGTCGTCTCATGTGGATCCTACAGAAAAGGCATTCCATCTTCTTTGGAGATTCGCAGCCGGAGTGCAGCACACCTGAGGGTATCCGAGGCAGGCCTTTTAAGGAGTTTAAGGAGACTCTTCTGTCTTATTACGTGACCTGCACCAAACCAAAAATTCgtgagaacaaaacacaaacaatcacTGTGGATGAAGGCCAGCAGGCAATGTTGCGCTGCAGTGCTGAGGGGACACCAAGACCCATTGTGTCCTGGTTGTCCCCACGCCGACGAGTTCTGACAAGTAGGAGCCATGGTAGAGTGACCGTCCACAACAATGGTACACTGGAGATCAAGTCAGCAGAGGTACAAGACAGCGGAGTGTACCTGTGCCTTGCATCAAACACTGCTGGGAATGACACCCTGATGACTTCATTGGCTGTGAAAAGTCTGGGATCGCTGTATGCTAACAGGACCCAGTACTACACAGATCCCAGCAATACCACTGCCAATGGGACGGCCGGTGTGACCCTCGGTTTGGACCTAAAGACTATTCTAGTGTCAACTGCTATGGGTTGTTTTACGTTCCTGGGAgtggtcttgttttgtttccttctcctttttgtttggagcagagggaaaggaaaacataaaaacaacatagaTGTTGAATATGTGCCTCGGTCAAAGTCTAATGGCACTAACATTGACTCGGCAGAGGGACAAGCTGGTCCTCGTCGttttaacatgaaaatgatgtga